Part of the Quercus lobata isolate SW786 chromosome 6, ValleyOak3.0 Primary Assembly, whole genome shotgun sequence genome, AGGATTACGaatgaaagaatatatatatatatatatatatatatatttaactttcTTGTTTAGATTGATTCAAAAGttcttcaaactttttttttcactatttcttATTCTTATACAATCAAACAAACTTTTTTAACTTTCGTAGTAAAAAATacttacaataaaaaaattaaaaaataaaaaaaaaataaacttcttTACTTGATCAAACCTTGATCCGACTACCTAactcataatatttattgtaaGGACCTGATTTAGACTCCTAGCTCAACGGGTATATGGACTTAAGCCCAAAacagcccaaaacaataaatttgtagagaatgggttggaaaactaggcttACGTGAACCAGATAACAGAAAAAACAGGTTTTGAtgctaaaaagagaaagataataGAAGTTTGTTAAGGAATGATGTTCTCGGATTGGTCCGAGAATGCTGATTCTTGAATATTTTACTCTTAAAGCTCTATTATAGATTTGTTTACCGTTTTTTCCTCCTTCTCCCATGGAGGGTCTTTCACGTTATATACCCCTCTTTagaccatcttgatcctacacttgttgatcatttgagtCTTTACTTGAgtatctgtcccatcagacaccctctttggctCTCTATGAGTTGCGTTCGTCGAGGTAGCACTGTTCAAaggttttctccacataaatgcggccagaaaagtagctgtagtgcatttaatgcggtgataGTAGcttttctttagatatttttgagtttccaTCCTTCTTGCACGTTCATGAAACACGTTCCTATCGCTAGAGCTTCCTGGAGGGTTACCTTAGTTGCTGGAATACGTGCTTGAGCTGTCTTCATCATATTAGAGGAGAAGCTTCTCCTCGGATCACCTTCCGTTCGTCCCTCATTTATAAGTCTTTCAGTGGAGAATCCTGATAACCACTTGCTTCTCCTCGAATAATTCAGCTGTCCCGGacaaaagcccaaggcccaacatgTCATTCTGGGCCTTCATCCCtacatttatatttataacataAGGAACTTTATTGTAGCCCAGTCTGCaagtattaaatataaataaaaagagaaaaaaaaaatgtattaccCAAATCTATGTCTTGTTGAATATGCGGCTAATGTGCctttgacattttttagagctcccacatttttacacattagcattatttttttatttttttatttttttgaaaacaaggcATTCATTCATTCACTAACATGTAAAAAATCTTGGTACAAAGCCTCCACCGCAGGTGGTGGTGAGTCCTCTAACCAATAGACTACATCACTAATATTTTTTGCATACTTTGCTAAAGAATGCGCAACCATATTCCCCCCTCTCTTAATACAACTTATTGAAACCAGCTGCATCCCATTTAGATAAGCACAAATATCCTCATATACATGCCCAAGCAAGGAATTATGGTAAGACAAACCTGAGATGGCTTTCATTACTGTGCTGTTATCACCCTCAATTACAAGCTCTGAAAATCCAGCTTCTAAGGCAAAAACAACTGCTTGTCGACACGCCAAAGCTTCTGCCTCTTCACTATTTCTCACATAGGGCCCTTTAGCTGACATTCCAGCCATTACTTGCCCTTGTACATTTCGGATTATTGCTCCAATACCAGAACTTTGCTGCTCCGTGAACACAGCTGCGTCAAAATTCAACTTATACATAGTCTGAGGTGGAGGCTTCCAATGGTGTCCGTTTGAAGTTGTATTCGAAACAAACAGCTGCTCCTGCGCCTTTCTGAACTCGTCCAGGTAGTCTGTTGCACGTCTGTTCAGCCAGCAAGGATTCTTTATCTGTCCTCCATGCACCATCGTGTTCCTCTGATTCCACACAGTCCAAGCTTGCACCACAAAAAGCTCTAGCCCAGCTGCATCAAGTCTATTCATCAAAGCCTCAAAAAGCTGCATAAAATCATGAAAGTTAGTAGCACATTTTTGCATCATAGTGGAACTGCCAGCCCACACATCTTGGGCTGCTGGACATTCCCAAAGAGCATGAATCACGGTCTCTGGAGCTCGCTGACAGCAAAGGCAGAAATTCTCTCTGATAATATTTCTTTTGGCCAAATTTACTCGGGTTGGCAGTATCTCATGACAAGCCCTCCACACAAATACCTTCACTTTGTTAGGCACCCTTACTCTCCACAATTTCTTCCATAGTTGCTGCCCAGAACTTGTTGAACTTTCAGCCCATTCTCTAAGCACTTTTCTAGCCACATGATACCCGGATCTAACAGTGTAAACACCTTCTTTATTATGCAACCACACCACAACATCATTCACACGCCTATGGCTTAAGGGAATTTTACATATCGCCTCCGCATCCTCTCTATTAAATAGTGTCATGATGGTATCTCTCCTCCACCCATGTAATTCCAAATCTATAAGATCCGAAACCCTCCAATCCTCCACACCCTCATGAACCGGATGCAGCACCCTATTTGATGGGTAATTAGGAATCCATTTATCCATCAAAGCTTTTATAGATTCACCATTTCCCACACGCCAACAAGATCCACTTCTCAAAATTGGCATGGCAGCCATAATGCTTCTCCATACATACGAACAATTGGGAGACGCAGCAGCATCCAAAAAGTGGCATCTCGGAAAGTATCTAGCTTTGAAACATTTGAATAAGAGAGAATTTTGGTCCTGCATTAACCTCCAGCCTTGTTTAGCTAGCATAACATGATTGAACAACCTTAAATCCCGAAATCCCATCCCTCCATCCGCCTTTGGTTGAGTTAGGCTACCCCAATTCTTCCAATGAATCTTTCTTCCATTACCCacttgtccccaccaaaatctagCACACAAAGCATTCAGTTCCTCACACAATTTAACTGGCAACTGGAAAACCCCCATTGTATATGTAGGAATTGCTTGTATAACTGCCTTTATTAATACTTCCTTGCTTGCTCTTGACAACATCATGCCCTTCCAcccttgtaattttttccaaactctATCCTTTAGATAGGAAAAAGTTTGATACTTTGCCCTTCCCACCAGTGTAGGTAGCCCCAAATATGATTCAAATCTGTCCACCACCTTCACCCCTAACAATGACACAATCTCtgcttttttcccttcttgagtGTTACTGCTGAAATAGATCGAGGATTTCTCCATATTAATGCATTGACTAGAAGCATTAGCATATGTCTGTAAAACTTCATTAATCACTCCAACCTCTCCACTAGTAGCTCgacaaaaaattattgaatcaTCAACAAACATTAAATTTGATACTCTAGGCGCCCTACGACATATAGAAGCTCCCCTGATACGCCCCTCCAGCTCTGCTTTCTCTAATAATGAAGTGAAGCCTTCTGCACATAATAAGAACAGGTATGGGGAAAGGGGATCCCCTTGCCGGATTCCTCTAGTTGGCCGGATATCTCCATATTCTTTTCCATTAATGAGAATGGAAAATGAGGGAGTAGTTACACACCCCATCACCCACTGAATCCATATGTCTGGAAATCCCAATTTAATCATCATGCCTTCTAGAAAATTCCACTCAACACGGTCATATGCTTTACTGATGTCAAGCTTTAATGCCAATGAtcctgtttttcctttttttcgaGAATGCATAGAATGTAAAACTTCATAAGCCACCAGCACATTGTCAGTAATAAGCCTTCCAGGCACAAAAGCACTCTGTGTAGGAGATATAACAAATGGCAGAATCTGTTTCAACCTGTTAGCCAGAACtttggaaataattttataaattacattGCACAAGCTAATTGGCCTAAAATCAGACATTCTCTCAGGAGATTTAATTTTAGGTATCAGAACAATATTAGTGTGGTTTATATCAGGCCCCATAACACCAGAATGTAAATAGTCTAACACTGCACTAACTACATTATCACCCACTATATGCCAAAACTTTTGGTAGAAAAGAGCATTCATACCATCAAGTCCAGGCgcctttgttggtcccattTGGAAAACCGCTATCTTAATTTCCTCAGCAGTAAAATCACTGGACAATATCTGTTCCATATCTGGGGTCACCTTATGCTCCACTGTGCTAAGACAATCAACAACCTGAGTACAAGTACCTGCATGAAACAAGttctcaaaataatttattgcTACCTGAGAAATATCTTCCACCTCCTCCACCCAATCTCCATCAGAATTTTTTACACCCTGAATATAGTTTCTCCTCCGCCGTTGTGACGCTttagagtgaaaaaattttgtattcttgtCTCCATACTTAAGCCAAGAAACTCTAGATCTCTGTGCCCAAAAAATCTCCTGCTTCATCAGTAAATCATCCAACTCCTTGCTCACCTCCAAGAATTCTACCCTTGAAGCTTCCGTGGTCACCACCATGTTCAAATTTTCCAATCTTTTTTGGAGCTGTTTGATGTCTTCATTGTTCGGCCTAGCCTTAGAAGATCCCCAAGCTCGTAAGTGATCCccacaattttgaattttgtgcttGATATCTACCAACCCGTGCCCTCCATTATGCTCCAACGTCCATGCTTCTTTAACAATAGCCTCACATTCCTCCCAAAGCAACCATGTTTCCTCAAACTTAAAACCTCTCCTTCCTTGTCTACTATTCTTCTCAAATTTCTGTGTGTGGAGAACAATTGGCAAGTGGTTTGAAGCATGAGGGGCCAAATGCACCACTGAACTCAACTGAAATTTTTCTCTCCATTCCCTCGTTGCAACAGCTCTGTCTAACCGGATTCTGGTGTTTGCCTCTCCTGGTCGCTTATTATTCCAAGTATAAGGATATCCCTTAAAGCCCAAATCCTCCAAATGACACTCCTCCATTGCAGCCTGAAAATCTTCAACTTGGCTTACTTGTGCTGGCCGTTTACTGAGCTTTTCAGAAGATTGGAGAAAAGCATTAAAATCTCCGATACATAACCAAGGACCCTCTACAAAAGACTTTAAATGGTTTAGTAACTCCCAAGACTTATGTTTTTGCTGCGCTTCCGGCCATCCATAAAAGCATGTCAGCCACCACTCAAACCCGTCTTCCTCCTTCACTTTTGTCAGCACATGATTATTGGTGAAATTGATCAAGTCCATCCTAATATCATCCTTCCACAATAAAGCCAACCCTCCACCCGAATCAGGTTTCTTCacaatgattttattttgataaggcAATTCAccatacaaattttcaaaaccctCCTTATCTAGTCGTGTTTCCATAAGAAAACACACATTGGGAGCTTGTTCCCTCACAATCTTGCGAAGGCTACGACctgtccaagggttcccaagTCCTTGGCAGTTCCAACTTAGCAGCTTCATTGCCTTCGGCAAGGGTGGTCAGCCACCCCCGCCGATTCGCCGTCATTAATTCGACATAGTTTCTCCCGCTTCACTCTCTGTGCTTCCCCTTCTTCATCTGACATAGCAGCCTCTGTTTTAGTAAAGCTTCCTCTCTTTCCAAGCAATGAAGAATCCGTGGGCCTTATAATACTTCCAAGCCCATAATCCATCCTCATAATCCTGGTCCACGTTGACTTCAGTTTAGGCTGTGCTGTTCCATGTAGATTCGGCCCAATCTGCTCATCCACTATAATAGCATTATCTCTATCTGATTGTGACTTTGGACTCTCATCAGCTATTGCCATGGTTGTAGTTATAGAATTATTATCCATGTCCACCACTTCTTTATTCCCAGTAGCACTCCTCTGCTGAATATTCGGGTTCATCTCATGCACTTCAACATTATCCACATGATTTGAAGTATCCACTCCTAACTTCTCGGACTCCACCACCTGAATATCGGTATCCACTCCATGATTTTCGTTTGTACTCCTCATCCAGTCGTGCAAGTCAGGCTCCACCGTACTCCGTCGTGGCGGTGATCTTTGCCGGCCTCCAGTAGCCTTTAGCCAATCTCCATATTGGTAGTCTACCTCCCCCCCCTGTTTTTCTGCTACAAAATGGCTTGCACAGTGACGTAAGTCATGCCCAAGAATACCACAGTAATAACAAAAAACTGGTAAcctttcatatttaaattttacccAAGTGCGTTCTCCATCTGAATCTTCAATGAATCCTCCCCGCCTCAATGGTTTAGAAACCGGTATTGCAACCCTCACCCTCATAAAATAATTCGGTGTATCATGTCCCCTCTGTTTCTCCACATCTTCCACCATACCCAGTCTACTGCCAACCGCTACTGCCACTTGTGAAGACACCATATCAAATGGAGCCCCCCAAATTTGGATCCATAAGGATGCATGATCTAATTTGACATTACTCGCAGTCATCCCTTTATGCCATCGCTTGAGTAGAAGCAATTGGTTATCAAAACTCCACGATCCCCCTTTCAATACACGGTTTAAATCAAAATCTGTTTGGAACTTGAACTGGAACAAATTTGATCCAACCTCAACAATCTTCAATTCAGTATTCATGCCCCATGCTTTCCGTATTGTACTCATAGCTGCCCTTTTGTTAAAAGCCCTGCACGTCAAAAATTTTCCAATGAGACTCAAATTGCAGCTCTCAATCTCGGCTAATCTACCCTCATTAGATATCACAATAATCTCTTCTTCCTCAGATGTTAGTTTCATGTTTTCCATGCTATCAATCACGTCGTCAGCCATTAGGAATcgaataaaaaattgtaaaagcaAGCCCTCAGTGTTAAAACTGAGGGAGGGAGAGTCTCGTTTTTACAAAACGAGAGAGAGAAGCTCCTACGTGAGAGGAGAGGCTAGGGTTTTGTGGCTCAGGTTAATtgtctatattattattaaacatttattaCTTGTCATaccattatttaaataaacaaaaaacaaaaattttgattagaaatttaattaaaaaaaaaaaaaaaaaacactctctTTCTCCCTAAAAACAAAACCTGATCAAAAACTCTCTTTCTAATGCACTCCCATCTCTTCTAATACAACATCAACTACCAaagaattttttctcaaaaaaaaaaacacctaccAAAGATTAAAGAAAATCACTGCATAAACAATATACCAAGGATGGAAGAAAATCAGCCACCAAAGATTAAAGAAAATTGGCCAACCCCCACCGCATATACCAATGTCAACCATGATTAAACCATTATCAATATCATCCATATAATCTAACTATAGATCCAAATAACTTAACCATCACAATATAAGAAACTTACATCAGAAACCCCATCGAAAACCCGTATCAAAATCCACGATCAAACCAAAGATCCAAGCCCATATCAGAACCTCCATTAAAAGTCCAGATCTAATTTGCGAGGAAGACTTGGGCAAAGATTGAATCGTTAGTTGCCAATAAAATAAAGCATATAAACAAAGAAGAATCACATGAAGGAAGTACTACTGCCTGAACCTTACTAATCAAATTGTGAATACATCTATTCGAAAGATCAAGAGACGAAACACTCTCCAATTGATGGTCACCCTCATGGATACTGCCTGGATTATCCTTTCCATACACTCCTCCACAAAAACCCAATGCCCATGAATCAAATTTAGCGGTGAAACACAAGTTGTAAATTTCaagtctttatatatataagagagagtCCAAAGcggagtctttttttttttcttaaccctaaagtgtttttttttttttttttaagggataaAACCatttttcgtccctacattttcacacgattctcactttggtccctaacttttcttttagcacttttagtccctatcctgaaaaacacATCTCGTTTTAGTCCCTGACGTTACATCAAAGACGAAAATTGCACAGCTGGCAAacggaaaaaattaaaaatattaaaataatgcacCCTGTGTCCACGTGGCTTTCCACGTCAgcctctaaattaaaaaaaattaatttattaattttaactaaataaaaaaaattaaaaacaaaaataaaaaccaaacccagcaagaataacaaatttcaaacccagcaaatttaaaacccaaaaaattaaattcaaacccatattCCGAAAATCtgtatttgatttttgtgtttgatgttttgtgtaaattttaactaaatggaaaaaaaaaaaaaaaaaaaaaaaaaaaaaaaggaaaaaactgaaataaaaataaaaacccagaaaagtaagaaaattcaaaatcccagAAAATTCATACCACTATCACTACCAAACCTCCATACCCAAACCATTGACTTGATTCATTACTTTAAACCCAGTACTCAATTAAACTTAAACCTACCCAAAAAGACTCaaaaatctttccttttttctcatatcattGCTTTCACTTTCCTCccttttctcagcaaccaaacaaagataACATGACTCaacataacaaaacaaaaaagcaagaaaaacaaatgCGAGAGACGAACCAACAACCACCGAACAACCAACATCCTCGGAGCTcacttcttttctcttcttcctaCCACCGCCACTCTGTTCCGTCACCGTCGATTCCTCGGCCGACCCATCATGGTTCCCGAAGCTCTCAACAAACCCATTTGGTTTTCAGAGACCCACGCAAGACCCAAGATCCATACCCTTCAATTCTACCAAGCCACAAACCCACCATCTAAACTAATCCAACCCGACCACCATCAAATCTAACCCAGCCAACCCATCAAATCCAACCAACCCACAGCGAGCCAAGACCACCCATGGCAAGCCACGACCACCCCACCCACGGCGACCCACGACAAGCCACGACCACCTCACCCACAGCGACCCACAACTACCCATGAGTAGACACTAGACCACGACGATCTGAATCCCACCGGACCATGGCGATTTGAATCCCACCTACCCAAAGCCTCCACGCCGATCTGTGCCACGTCGATCTGAGGCCCAAAAGCCAATATTGAAAGAGAGGAGAAGCTTTCAAGGTGAGGGGAGAGAGCgtgggagaaagagagaaactctgaaagtgagaggaagagagagagtgagattaaaaagtaattttctgggtttgttcttgttcttgttctctttttgggttttgaattttttgggtttttgaattttcttacttttctaggtttctatttttatttcagtttttttttcttttttttcatttagttaaaatttacaaattaattttttgtttttaaaaaatgacgtGGCATTTGtgggtattattttaatatttttaattttttccgtTTGCCAGCTGTGCAATTTTCGTTTCTGATGTAACATCAGGGACTAAAACGAGACGcatttttcaggatagggactaaaagcggtgaaaaaaaaaagtggtgaaaaaaaaaagttaaggacCAAAGTGAGAATCGTGTGAAAATATAGGGACGAAAAAAGGTTTTATccctttttttaatgagtcttttttttttgaattaaatcaaattaaaaaatataaataaaaaatgctgatGTAGAAAATTGTAGAGAGATCAGAGGcttcagtatatatatatatatatatatatatattgataatacTAACGGTCATATTATGAACTTTCTAAAAATAAGTAAGGTCAAACATAAGTCATTAAtgcctttatatatatttttataaaagtcattaagctctctctctctctctctctctctctctctctctctctctctctctctctctctctctctctctctctctctctctctctttttgagcTAACCTCCTCCTCCACTGACCCACTCAAGTCACTGGAGCTACACGTTAATTTTAGCTAGTTAAATTCAGaaatataatttagttttagaTATAAGTCTAACACTGATTAAggccaaaaatattaaatttttttactggtTAGAGTCCTCTGTCACTTAACAATGAAATGGGGGTGTTCTAGTCTGAATGAaaatttgatcaaaatttaGAGAATTGAAGCTCAGTAAGAATTGGGTCAACGTTAATTGTTATGATGATTTTAGAGTTGCATTGTTTAAGAAATAAGAGGCACACATAGGATATGGCACAACAGcttctttattttggatatacgAAAGGCCATGATGATCAATAGAAAATAGTGTGGaagatataaaaggaaaaatttctCGATCAAAATACTCCTCCACGCAAAATGCATTTCCTGTGGTTTTAATTGTGGTAGTCAGTAAATAAAGGGAGAGAGTATGAGTAATTTTGGAAagttaaaatgaggaaaatcaTAGCCATGCCTAAATCATAGGGGAAATTATAGTGTACttccggagtaccataaatgcgtattctctcctctcacataaatggtgagtcctactaattaaatttatggtgggactCATCATTTATGTGAGAAGGGGGAGCACGCATTTTTAGTACTTTGggagtacttaataattttccaaatcaTAGATGTCTTTGATCTCTTTAAAttagagaaaatgaataaaagttgCTTTAAGGCCACTGTGATTGAGTCTACCTCCTCGAGCTCCTTCTTATTCATGCAACAATATCAC contains:
- the LOC115950113 gene encoding uncharacterized protein LOC115950113: MADDVIDSMENMKLTSEEEEIIVISNEGRLAEIESCNLSLIGKFLTCRAFNKRAAMSTIRKAWGMNTELKIVEVGSNLFQFKFQTDFDLNRVLKGGSWSFDNQLLLLKRWHKGMTASNVKLDHASLWIQIWGAPFDMVSSQVAVAVGSRLGMVEDVEKQRGHDTPNYFMRVRVAIPVSKPLRRGGFIEDSDGERTWVKFKYERLPVFCYYCGILGHDLRHCASHFVAEKQGGEVDYQYGDWLKATGGRQRSPPRRSTVEPDLHDWMRSTNENHGVDTDIQVVESEKLGVDTSNHVDNVEVHEMNPNIQQRSATGNKEVVDMDNNSITTTMAIADESPKSQSDRDNAIIVDEQIGPNLHGTAQPKLKSTWTRIMRMDYGLGSIIRPTDSSLLGKRGSFTKTEAAMSDEEGEAQRVKREKLCRINDGESAGVADHPCRRQ